The following proteins are encoded in a genomic region of Xanthomonas citri pv. mangiferaeindicae:
- a CDS encoding coproporphyrinogen III oxidase — translation MNDTFDTVRDYLTGLQDRICAAIEQADGQARFAEDLWQRAEGGGGRTRVLRDGAVFEQAGIGFSDVSGTRLPPSASTHRPELAGASWRATGVSLVFHPRNPHLPTTHANVRHFRAMRDGEVVAWWFGGGFDLTPFYPVDEDIAHWHRTARALCEPFGGQERYEAHKRWCDQYFFLGHRAETRGVGGLFFDDQHGDFEHEFAYMRAVGDGFLDAYLPIVARRRDTPYGEREREFQLYRRGRYVEFNLVYDRGTLFGLQSGGRAESILMSLPPRVRWEYGYTPEADSAEARLADYLRPRDWLTELA, via the coding sequence ATGAACGACACTTTCGACACGGTCCGGGACTATCTCACCGGGCTGCAGGACCGCATCTGCGCCGCAATCGAGCAGGCCGACGGCCAGGCCCGGTTCGCCGAGGACCTGTGGCAGCGCGCCGAAGGCGGTGGCGGCAGAACCCGGGTGCTCCGCGATGGCGCGGTGTTCGAGCAGGCCGGCATCGGCTTCTCCGACGTCAGCGGGACCCGGCTGCCGCCCTCGGCCAGCACCCACCGGCCGGAACTGGCCGGCGCGTCGTGGCGCGCCACCGGCGTGTCGCTGGTGTTCCACCCGCGCAACCCGCACCTGCCCACGACCCACGCCAACGTGCGCCATTTCCGCGCGATGCGCGACGGCGAAGTGGTGGCCTGGTGGTTCGGCGGCGGGTTCGATCTGACGCCGTTCTACCCGGTCGACGAGGACATCGCGCACTGGCACCGCACCGCGCGGGCGCTGTGCGAACCGTTCGGCGGTCAGGAACGCTACGAGGCCCACAAGCGCTGGTGCGACCAGTACTTCTTCCTCGGCCACCGTGCCGAGACGCGGGGCGTGGGCGGCTTGTTCTTCGACGACCAGCACGGCGATTTCGAGCACGAGTTCGCCTACATGCGGGCCGTCGGCGATGGCTTCCTCGATGCCTACTTGCCGATCGTCGCACGACGCCGCGACACGCCCTATGGCGAGCGCGAGCGGGAGTTCCAGCTCTATCGCCGCGGCCGTTACGTCGAGTTCAACCTGGTCTACGACCGCGGCACGCTGTTCGGGCTGCAGTCGGGCGGGCGCGCCGAATCGATCCTGATGAGCCTGCCGCCGCGCGTGCGCTGGGAATACGGCTACACGCCCGAGGCCGACAGCGCCGAGGCGCGGCTGGCCGACTACCTGCGCCCGCGCGACTGGCTCACCGAACTGGCCTGA
- a CDS encoding RNA pseudouridine synthase, translating into MAATALDIAHPDVVPDCLRQLYGDDHVLAFDKPAGLLSVPGRGPDKQDSMATRARAQWPDARVVHRLDMATSGLMLLARGVEAQRALGAAFEGRRVEKRYIAVVDGWPTEEAGEIDLPLLVDWPERPRQKIDPVDGKPALTRWRVLRRETAADGAPVARLVLMPVTGRSHQLRVHLQAIGHPILGDPLYASEPAQRRAPRLLLHAESLELPHPATGAPLRLHCPTPF; encoded by the coding sequence ATGGCGGCGACAGCCCTCGACATCGCGCATCCGGACGTCGTGCCGGACTGCCTGCGCCAGCTCTACGGCGACGACCACGTGCTGGCTTTCGACAAGCCTGCCGGGCTGCTGTCGGTGCCCGGCCGCGGGCCAGACAAGCAGGACAGTATGGCCACCCGTGCCCGCGCGCAGTGGCCCGACGCGCGGGTCGTGCACCGGCTGGACATGGCGACCTCCGGGCTGATGCTGCTGGCCCGGGGCGTGGAGGCGCAGCGCGCGCTCGGGGCGGCGTTCGAGGGGCGTCGGGTCGAGAAGCGCTACATCGCGGTCGTCGACGGCTGGCCGACCGAGGAGGCCGGCGAGATCGACCTGCCGCTGTTGGTCGACTGGCCGGAGCGGCCCCGGCAGAAGATCGATCCGGTCGACGGCAAGCCGGCGCTGACGCGCTGGCGGGTGCTGCGGCGCGAGACCGCCGCCGACGGCGCACCGGTCGCCCGCCTGGTGCTGATGCCGGTGACCGGGCGTAGTCACCAACTGCGCGTTCATCTGCAGGCGATCGGCCATCCGATTCTCGGCGATCCGCTGTACGCGTCCGAGCCTGCACAGCGCCGCGCCCCGCGCCTGCTGCTGCACGCCGAATCGCTCGAGCTCCCCCACCCCGCCACCGGCGCACCGCTGCGCCTGCATTGCCCAACGCCGTTCTAG